The nucleotide sequence CAAAAATAATATAGCTAATTGGACATTAACACAATCTAATTTATTCTTTTTATTTCAGCTACTCAACCGCTAAACAAGCGTTAACTATAGCTCATTTTTATTTAACCAACTATTTAACAAGCCAATTTGGCCATTCTTATAAGCGGCATATGTTAAGCGAACCGCATTACTTAAAATAATACTGTCATTCCACTTTGTTTGCTCTGCAATCAATTCGTAGCATTTTTGTGCTTCTGGCGTAAGATAACCCCGCATTTCTTTTTTGCCACTATCTTTTTGTCGAGCGCGATATCGTTTTTGCTTTTCAGCATTTGTTAATGCCTTCTTCTTTATATTCATCAACACTTTACCTAAAAGATTATTTAAAAGAGTTTTAACACATAATGGCTACGTACAACCAATACTTACAAATTCTTCAGTGTTTGTTAAGTGAAAACTGCATTTATTTAACTGTTCGGAGTTGTTTAGCGTACAACTGTTCGCTAAAGTAACGCTTTAAAATTCTCAATAGATGTAAGTGATCCCATGGAACAACAAAATTCGTTCTCAAAAGAAGACTTAGTAAAAGCTGGTACTGGTGAAATGTTTGGTCCTGGTAATAGTCAATTACCTTCTGACAATATGTTAATGATGGATAGAATCGTTAGTGTTACCGAAGATGGTGGCGAACACGGCAAAGGAGAAATCATTGCCGAGTTAGATATTAGCCCTGATTTGTGGTTCTTCGATTGTCATTTTAAAGGTGATCCGGTTATGCCAGGTTGTCTTGGTTTAGATGCTATGTGGCAATTAACTGGCTTTTTCTTAGCATGGTCAGGCGGTCCAGGTCACGGACGTGCTTTGGGTGTTGGAGAAGTAAAGTTCACTGGACAAATATTGCCAACAGCAAAAAAAGTGACCTACAAAATCACTTTAAAGCGCGTAATTAAACGTAAGTTATTTATGGGTATTGCCGACGGTACTGTTTCTGTTGATGGTCGCGTAATTTACACCGCAAAAGATTTAAAGGTTGGTTTATTTACCGATACAACAAAATTCTAATCAATATTCACGAACGTTGTCCGTTTGAAACATCCATGTGATCGCGACATTGCCTATATGGATGTAGGTACCTAGGTTATGTCTGGAACTGATAACCTGACCGTTCATCCTGAACATCGTCGCTTATTCACATCCATGTGATCGCGACATACCGTTCATCCTGAACATAAAAAGCCAGCAATTAAGCTGGCTTTTGTTTATCTGTATTCTGCGCTATTTAATATTAGCTATTAGCAATGCGTGCTTCTACTACAACAATCGCTTGATCAATTCTAGCCAAAACTTTTTCTTGATCTAATAACGCTAACGTAATGTCTAATGATGGTGAATTACCACCACCCGTCGCAGCAACGCGCAATGGCATACCAACTTTACCCATGCCAACTTCAAGTTCAGTAGCCGTGTCATTAATAGCAGCATGAATAAGTTCAGGCGACCAATCACTTAAAGCAGCTAGTTTTTCTTTTACTAATAACAATGGCTCTT is from Colwellia sp. Arc7-635 and encodes:
- the fabA gene encoding bifunctional 3-hydroxydecanoyl-ACP dehydratase/trans-2-decenoyl-ACP isomerase, producing MEQQNSFSKEDLVKAGTGEMFGPGNSQLPSDNMLMMDRIVSVTEDGGEHGKGEIIAELDISPDLWFFDCHFKGDPVMPGCLGLDAMWQLTGFFLAWSGGPGHGRALGVGEVKFTGQILPTAKKVTYKITLKRVIKRKLFMGIADGTVSVDGRVIYTAKDLKVGLFTDTTKF